A stretch of Miscanthus floridulus cultivar M001 chromosome 13, ASM1932011v1, whole genome shotgun sequence DNA encodes these proteins:
- the LOC136500703 gene encoding uncharacterized protein, whose product MPAAGARRSTRVFMPKAPKPPQSQDQADPATRVLRSGKRLAADRIRWDAKEAAAFHVDINHGHSHGQQHQKEDCPKLVLPPLTKSFGIVYSRKRRRRSNSAAEVVAEDEDGSRRFGIVYTRRKGKRSKVSPLLLPQEPEAPCDLAAAIPCSSSREFASRTGFLDAHFSALVDGAATHSGAQTLIILVDTSCPGSSHRLLGLLLPMLRWMRRSRQRGKFRNLATFILSAGVAAAFASHGVHFVKLQRQSASALLHRPLAHCGWCALYGSKKSEPLLSVDFSALPSYFWSLQYAVALDSMYLPAMIQHSRLLDEGSEEIYPHTPLYLDSGAQSSGFATTDMGSNEPCRVVPNYMPLEQVAGLAAHGLRLKKHQRRRRTMRHPRNRRRLIARLPDNGIGMKHSMAATQTELKLRSSRQEPPVEPVQPKATLEISLDLLENMDESDVSTPMGSTRRKRSSLKSPVERMNEKLALAEVRQNIDSVHSKANLLNLQADRCWREEGAEVMLELSDTNKWCIVVKIQGVTRYSFKPSDMRSYVVNRHTQAYMWAVDDAWKLEFTDKWDWLLFKELHVVGRERNSQGKTIPIPGVHEVSDDMEGIVTDPFSRPVLDYIRMVDDEVGRAISRDSIYDMDSEDEQWLIQLNHADSDPNSSQRNHISYEDFERIISIFEKDAYNNPQGKNDLIELLSRYPSLGNDDNVHAVYEYWTSKRSKRAAPLLRVFQGAPIRRGHLSQKSAMKRKRSFKRQKSQAGRGKPEALLLDNAEEEAALQRVAQAERAAKQAVETAIRLRNRAQSLMTNAELAAYKSIMALRIAEAARISDSSRDIVCTILD is encoded by the exons ATGCCGGCCGCCGGGGCCCGCCGCTCCACTCGCGTCTTCATGCCCAAGGCGCCCAAGCCGCCGCAATCGCAGGACCAGGCCGACCCCGCCACCCGGGTCCTCCGCTCCGGCAAGCGCCTGGCCGCCGACCGGATCCGCTGGGACGCCAAGGAGGCCGCAGCCTTCCACGTCGACATCAACCACGGCCACAGCCACGGCCAGCAGCACCAAAAGGAGGACTGCCCCAAACTGGTATTGCCACCTCTGACGAAGTCCTTCGGGATCGTGTACAGCAGGAAACGCCGCCGCCGGAGCAACTCCGCCGCTGAGGTCGTCGCTGAGGACGAGGACGGCAGCAGGAGGTTTGGGATAGTATATACCAGGAGGAAGGGCAAGCGATCGAAGGTCAGCCCTCTCCTTCTCCCGCAAGAGCCAGAGGCCCCCTGTGACCTCGCCGCCGCGATTCCATGCTCCTCCTCCCGGGAGTTTGCGTCAAGAACTGGCTTTTTGGATGCCCATTTCTCGGCCCTGGTAGATGGTGCCGCCACTCACTCTGGGGCTCAGACGCTGATCATCCTTGTTGATACGTCTTGCCCTGGGAGCTCTCACCGGCTCCTTGGCCTTCTTCTACCCATGCTGCGGTGGATGCGCCGCAGTAGGCAGCGGGGAAAGTTCCGGAACCTTGCTACTTTCATCTTGTCTGCTGGCGTAGCTGCTGCGTTTGCATCCCACGGGGTGCACTTTGTCAAGCTCCAGCGCCAGAGTGCT TCTGCATTGTTACATAGGCCTCTTGCGCATTGTGGGTGGTGTGCGCTTTATGGTTCCAAGAAATCTGAACCATTGCTGTCAGTCGATTTCTCAGCACTTCCTTCATACTTTTGGAGCTTGCAGTATGCCGTAGCTCTTGATTCGATGTATCTGCCAGCTATGATTCAGCACAGCAGGCTGCTGGATGAGGGATCTGAAGAAATCTATCCTCACACTCCTTTGTATTTGGATTCTGGGGCTCAAAGCAGTGGTTTTGCCACTACTGACATGGGCAGCAATGAACCTTGCAGAGTGGTTCCGAACTATATGCCCCTTGAACAAGTTGCTGGACTAGCGGCACATGGTCTGAGGCTAAAGAAGCATCAAAGGCGGAGGAGAACTATGAGACATCCTCGAAATCGGCGGCGTCTTATAGCTAGGCTACCTGACAATGGAATTGGGATGAAGCACAGCATGGCTGCCACGCAAACAGAATTAAAGCTGCGATCAAGTAGGCAAGAACCTCCTGTGGAGCCTGTCCAACCTAAAGCAACATTAGAAATTTCTCTTGATTTGCTTGAAAACATGGATGAAAGTGATGTTTCAACTCCCATGGGATCAACTAGGAGAAAGAGATCTTCTTTGAAGAGCCCTGTCGAGAGAATGAATGAAAAGCTGGCCTTGGCTGAGGTGAGACAGAACATAGATTCTGTTCACAGCAAAGCAAACCTTCTAAATCTTCAAGCTGATAGGTGCTGGAGGGAAGAGGGTGCTGAAGTTATGCTAGAACTATCAGATACCAATAAGTGGTGTATAGTTGTGAAGATACAGGGTGTTACTAGGTACTCGTTTAAACCTTCAGATATGAGGTCATATGTTGTTAATCGTCATACTCAAGCCTACATGTGGGCAGTTGATGATGCATGGAAGCTTGAGTTCACTGATAAATGGGACTGGCTGTTATTCAAAGAGTTGCATGTTGTGGGCCGTGAGCGTAATTCTCAGGGGAAGACAATCCCAATTCCTGGGGTACATGAAGTTTCTGATGACATGGAAGGGATTGTTACAGATCCTTTCTCACGCCCTGTGCTAGACTATATCAGGATGGTGGATGATGAAGTTGGACGAGCTATCTCAAGGGATTCTATTTATGACATGGACTCAGAGGATGAACAATGGCTCATTCAGTTGAATCATGCAGATTCTGATCCAAACAGCTCTCAAAGGAATCATATCTCTTACGAAGACTTTGAGAGGATAATAAGCATATTTGAAAAGGATGCCTACAACAATCCCCAAGGAAAAAATGATTTGATTGAGCTTCTTTCCAGATATCCTTCTTTAGGAAATGATGATAACGTGCATGCTGTGTATGAATATTGGACAAGTAAGAGGTCCAAGAGAGCTGCACCATTGCTAAGGGTATTTCAG GGCGCACCCATAAGGCGAGGACATCTATCACAAAAGTCTGCCATGAAGCGAAAGAGATCTTTCAAGAGACAAAAAAGCCAAGCCGGTCGTGGAAAGCCTGAAGCTTTATTGCTAG ACAATGCTGAAGAGGAGGCAGCTTTGCAGAGAGTTGCCCAAGCTGAACGTGCGGCAAAACAGGCTGTAGAAACAGCTATTCGACTGCGCAACAGAGCCCAATCTCTCATGACAAATGCAGAGCTCGCGGCATACAAATCCATCATGGCTCTCAGGATTGCCGAGGCTGCTAGGATATCTGACTCTTCCCGAGATATTGTTTGTACTATCCTCGACTAA